In the Pelmatolapia mariae isolate MD_Pm_ZW linkage group LG10_11, Pm_UMD_F_2, whole genome shotgun sequence genome, TTGAGAAGAACAGACTCCACTCAATGAAAGAAGCCACCTGGCGGGACAAGATAACAACAACATCCTGGGAGGGCTGCACTCACATCGTATAATCACGCTTGCACAACACACTTTGTAACCATATATAGTAATTTGTCTTAGTTAACACATCAACAAGCTTTATGAATATTCATGTgtgtaaacaataaaagcaaccTGCAGTGGGAAGCAAGTTGAAGTGGGTTGGAGACAACTGCTTCCCTCGGGGCGAGTGTAAACCAGAGCTCTGTGTGACCTCGTTCCTGAGTGAGTTTCTGTTTATCCAGCAGTATCAGAGGTGAAACTCTGACATTAATTTGCAAGTGTTTGCCTGGCAATACACTTAATATGTTAGTTAGCAATGGTAAGGAAGGAACAAGCGAAAACTGAGTGTCTGGTGTTTTTTTTGACTTGGGcactgtgttttcctgtgcccATCTATGAGGGTGTAGCCCTATTTTCTCACCTGCTTCTCCCaccaattcagttcaattcagttcctTTGTGAACAATTTTAATGGACTCTATGTATAAGTTGAAATAAAAAGTGTAGTTTGTTACATATAAAACATTCCCTACAATgcaatgtaaaaaataattaacaaaacaataacagaCTGCCATTACAAAAGCACAGCTATCTGAAACTTGTGACTGGAAATCTGACGCCTGACTTTTCAGTTTACATGTTGTGCAATAACATCATAATCTGGTGACACATCCGCTTTTTGCAGTGACATGTAGGTTCTCTCCTCCTGATGTATGTTCACCTTTTTTCTTGAATTCCTTTGATGAGAAGAAACAGAAGCTGATTATTGTCTAAAAGTCTTGACTGCATTCAAAGagtcaaaaaacataaaaatgcatGTGGAGAAACATACCAAAGGAACCATATGTAGGTTATGCAGAAGGCATTCAAAGTGAGAGATACACCAGCAACAATCCAGGGAAGAACTGTACTGTAAGAACCACAATGTTTCACACGAGCTGCTGTAAGACAGAAGAgagcacatgcaaacacacatacacaccaaacacacacagatatatataataaaaatgtatatgattatatatttatatatataaattatgtTTCCTGGAGCCACAGCTGAGAGGCTAAACATCTCCCTGCAAGTTGCCAACCTCTGCTCTAAATTTATACTGTTGTGTAGCTACTGTAGATATCTCTGTCACGCTGACTGATGCATAGTGTGCAGAATGTTGTTGTGATATTTTGTTTATTGCAAATGTTTCCTTTGATTTGCACAGTTTAGATCTTTGAAAACTCTGAAAACACATGatcagaaatataaaaaacgTAATAACCAAGGTAAGATATGATTTTTAGTGAAAATATTAACTTCGCATTCAACACTGGTACGATCTACTGTCACATTCTGCATGACAAGTGTAGCTGAGACAGTGTTTTGCCCTCATTAACACTTATATTCCCAGTGAGCTAAAGTTTCCGTTTATCTGTGACACACATTTGGTTTATTAAGGAGGAAAAATATCTCAAATACTTagtatatatataaagaaaagagaaggaaaaaaaagaaaacagtctggtggtaaattaaaagaaaacctgAAACCCTGACACGTACAACGAGTTGATCAGGATGTTTGGCTTCATGTTAACAAAACATCTGAGAGGTAGGTACACAGACGCTTGGCTAGGTGAAAAATGTCTATTTGTCAACTCTATAAATGAATGTTGCTCTTGCTAGTTGGCTTCAGAAATATTACTACTTATTTGTACTTTATTAATGTGTAAGATCAGTTAAGTGTTAGGACAGAAAAAGCCATCCACCATTAGCTGatgtcagtgttgctgcttaCCTGACTGAAAAAAGCACTTTACTTACATGTCACTGTTATGTTGATGTTTTCCTGCAGGGTATTGTTCATATGTTTTGCTGTACAGACGTACTGTCCAGAATGTTCAGTTGTAGCATTAATTATGGAGAGTGTGGCTGATCCAGTGTCATTGTGCAGGGTTATATCAGAACCAAGTTTAGACCACATAATCAGAGATGGAGGAAaactttcaacactgcaggtcagATTCAGAGTTTCACCCTCCTTCACATTTGTGCCCCAGGTGACGTTAACTTCCTTCACATCTgttaaacaaaaatacaaatgacaTATTAATAAAACTTCTCTTTTTCACTTTCCTGTAAGACCATCTGACTAAGAGAGCACACTGCTTTCAAAAGATTTCAGCATACACAATTAAATAGTAAAAAATACTCACAGTTTACTTTTAAAGTTGAACCCCCCTCCGTAGTTTTTTCCCCAGTGAAGCGGATTTTACAGGTGACATTGGTGTTGTGGTGTTCAGCAGAGGAGTTGAAAGTCAGAGTTgaaatgtgtctttgtgtgaaaGCAGTTAGATTTTTAGTCCTGAAAGAAGTAATGTTTCCTGTAATGTAAGAATCAGTCCCTCGTGCTCCTCTCCATGTCCAGGTGATTTCAGGAACAGATCCAGAGCAGAGACCAGGAGCAACACAGGTCAGTGTGGCCTGTTGTCCCTCTTTCAGTGTGGGAATCTTAACTCTGGGTTTCTGACTAAGACCTAGTGGAAACACAGAACATTACCATAATCTGGTTAACTGCATGAAGTTCATCAATTACTTACATTTTGGCTTAAATAATAAGAAATTATGTTAAACAGGTAAATGTGGAACATAAAGCTTTATATTGTGTTCTAACAGCACACAGGGgtaaataaatgtgcaaaatcaCTTCATACTTGAgacaaaaattaattaaatgaagtagcaaaaaaaccccaccttcAACTGAGACAGTTGTCCTTTGAATAGATGCAAATCCATCTTCTCTCAAATTCCGTTCACCATTAACTCTGATCCGATACGATCCAGAATCTGACTCTTTGATATCAttaatgatgatgctgcagtTGTTCTGTCTTATATCAGGCTCTAAGAGTGACACACGTCCTTCAAAGCCATTCTGAACATGGATGTTTTTATTGGTGTGAAATATTATTTCATCATAATATTCACATGTAGTATATTTACATTTGTACCAAACTATATGTCTGGGTGTAAATCCAAAACCAGTAGTGAAAGAACACGGGATCACAACACAGAGTCCAGCCTCTGCTGTTAGTGTCTCACTAAGTGTGATGCAGTATTGTCCATAACATTGTTGTGATGTGCCTGTTAATACAAAGGAggagataaaaaaaagaggaaaagaataTTTGGTTCATCTGAATAGTTGGATTAATTTATGATGAATTCTATTTCAAGAATTAATACTTATAATCtgaatgcatttcaaaaaaacacttttattatgcacgcacacacacacacacacacacgcacacacacacacacacacacacacacacacacacacacacacacacacacacctgcaaacaTAACCGTATAAAACAAAGCAATGATAAAGCAGAATTACAAGATtataaagaagaagaatcaAACCTGTTTCAGCATTGCTGACTCTCACACACAAAAGGAAAGTTGCCCAGATCAGAACAAACATCCTGAATTTATTCTCGGCACATTCAGTTCCTCCCTCCAGTGAGAAACTTTATTGGAGCAAATGAAGTACAGAGCGATTAAGGGAATTCAACATTTTACATCACACATTGCAATACAGGATGTTGCATGCTTGGTTATTCCGTAGTTATGTACCCTAAAAATTTTTTGGTAAACAAAAATCTGTTCTCAAAAGATAAATGACtaaagcaaaatattttttgcagcTCAACAAGAGCACTAATACAATTAAAAACTGTTActactgtattttatttaactttagaTCATCTGTATGATTTAATGAATTGGAGAACTGTGAACAGTGGATTCTCAAACTAACAATTTTTGACCAGCACAGTCAACacttttatacaatattgtttttcatttagtgttttaaagatattttgaaaaaagcattaaatgaatattttatttacctCATTTGtctatttcttcttcactcttcTATCCACAGTGAAACTCTGCTGACTTTTAATCTTCatgcttcttttttcctttcttccgTATTTTTACAGCAAGATTTCAGGAAGTGTATGACTCATTCACTTTTATGAAGTTATCTTatataaccaggggtgcacataagtggtccgcaggtgcgcattcgctgtcaaaataaaatatgcgCACCAGACAAGAAGTTGCATACATacgattttctggaggaggacagacatttgtttagaacatgtaaagatgtcgaagaagcaagctcctttaagcaattactttggtgttcctccacctccaaagaaatgtcagaaggagtctgAACCACAAAAGAaccgcgtattctcggaaaagtggttgcaggaggtgagctggcttcaaacaaatgataaacgcacagagatgtggtgcagaatatgccgtgaaaatcccactctatagcggacaaaaacagtgccttttatatgtacgcaaacgcgcgttgcaacttcttatctggtgcgcgtcttttattttgacagcgaatgcgcaccacttatgtgcacccttGTATATAACACTATAtatcaagggcgtagatttggttttggcattggtggggacggatgattcaaccaccgaaccctgccctgtttctttttttttcttcctttttgtctttgcttcttgatttaaaaaaaaggagaaatatacttgcctacatatgctattctacatgcttttaaatcatttaaaattacaattcatagttttatatgtgaattctataatgttaaattactattaaacaaatgactaagtattttagactttagtttacttcagccatattccatataaatcaagtatcatacaaaaataaaaatagcttcaaatagagtcatgacaataaaagaatatgactttaaggacttaagaacaatacttcagttatagtacatcaacatctcttatacattagcactaagggaacactaaatgacctgctggtttttgtccataaaactactcatctaagattaccacaaaattattattctgtgcttggtgtgcctcacctttggccctggctcttcccctctgactgcactaggacatattgccacctgataaaataacacattgattcgtgccatataaaaagtgagacatgtcaattccGATTCTTTGCCAAATgtacactaatgaatcaatttacatcagcagcctaacaattgtcatgataataaatactagttaatctatagcaccaaaacatcagtcagtcacctgtgacctcgcctcttcacctctgtccgagctacaacatggcagagctgcctctgtcacctgataaataacagtgagacattccaaatacatgcagtcacacatgtgcttcaaatacagccatgaaccaccaagtcatcatccaattccacctgtgatcttgtatcaccgttactctctgagctctcggttcttctgtcacctgacaaataggacatacatgacaataagaataaaatgtgtagctgcttcagtgtttctgtcaatttgtgcagatcttgactcatcagtaataTTTTtggggtgagtgcatttttaaaacaatttgtgcaaactgcactacaaggtggaatatttgcaaaatcatgactacttCATGATATTTTGTATCAAAAATttaccctatgaatatgtcagtgccattaggatgaaattattgtgtcaccaacattttaatgtTAGGCATATAATTTTAatagcctctgtaaactaatatcctggcttacTCGaggctgctgttttctctgacactttcaatcaaaattagaaatgctactctgagactgagagaactaacagtgctgcctgttgtgcagttagtttccaaaacacgttattcatggtcacatacaattttagactgatgtgggccaaagcctagcgtTATTATgatggacacattttatgagtgagcttgactttgatttgatatacctttatttggtttttgatttgatataccttt is a window encoding:
- the LOC134635516 gene encoding sialic acid-binding Ig-like lectin 14, which codes for MMVEKKVKEEEVVALEITDCFPEKEDDIRISTSQQCYGQYCITLSETLTAEAGLCVVIPCSFTTGFGFTPRHIVWYKCKYTTCEYYDEIIFHTNKNIHVQNGFEGRVSLLEPDIRQNNCSIIINDIKESDSGSYRIRVNGERNLREDGFASIQRTTVSVEGLSQKPRVKIPTLKEGQQATLTCVAPGLCSGSVPEITWTWRGARGTDSYITGNITSFRTKNLTAFTQRHISTLTFNSSAEHHNTNVTCKIRFTGEKTTEGGSTLKVNYVKEVNVTWGTNVKEGETLNLTCSVESFPPSLIMWSKLGSDITLHNDTGSATLSIINATTEHSGQYVCTAKHMNNTLQENINITVTSARVKHCGSYSTVLPWIVAGVSLTLNAFCITYIWFLWNSRKKVNIHQEERTYMSLQKADVSPDYDVIAQHVN